The Actinotalea sp. JY-7876 sequence GGGCTCGGCGGCGCGGCGGTCACCGGCGGTGACAACGAGTAGGCCCGCCCGTACCCGGGCATGATCAGATCGGCACGACCGCCGGGCCCCCACCCCGGGCCGGCGGGCACCAACCGCGCGACAACAGGTTAGGAACACCCGTGGCACGCAGCATCTACATCACCAGCGCCGAGGGCGAGACCGGCAAGTCCACCGTCGCCCTGGGCGTGGTGGACCTCCTCACCCGCAGCGTGCAGAAGGTCGGGGTCTTCCGCCCCGTCGCGCGCGAGACGCGCCAGCGCGACTACGTGCTCGACCTCCTCCTCGCGCACGACGGCGTCGACCTGTCGTACGACGAGTGCGTGGGCGTCACGTACGAGGAGGTGCACGCGGACCCCGAGGCGGCGCTCGCCCGCATCGTCTCGCGGTACCACGAGGTCGAGCGGCAGTGCGACGTCGTCGTCATCGTCGGCACCGACTACACGGACGTCGCAGGCCCGACGGAGCTCGCGTACAACGCGCGCATCGCCGTCAACCTGGGCGCTCCGGTGCTGCTGGTGGTCCGCGGCCTGGGCCGTCGCCCGGACGAGATCCGCAGCATGGTCGACGTCTGCTTCGCGGAGCTGAGCGCGCAGCACGCCGAGGTCATCGGCGTGATCGCGAACCGCTGCGCGCCGCAGGAGCTCGTCACGGTGCGCGCGGCCCTGAACACCGCCGTCCCGGCGTGGGTGCTGCCCGAGAACCAGCTCCTCAACGCGCCCACGGTGCGCGCCCTCATGGAGTCGGTCGGCGGGCGCCTGGCCGCCGGTGACGAGGAGCTGCTCTCCCGCGAGGCGCTCGACCTGCTGGTCGGGGCGATGTCCATCGAGCACCTGCTCGACAAGCTCACCGACGGCGCCGTCGTCATCACCCCCGGGGACCGCTCGGACATCCTGCTCGGGCTGCTCATGGCGAACGCCGCCGAGGGCTTCCCGTCGCTCGCCGGGATCATCCTCAACGGCGGCTTCTACCCGCCGTCGCCGGTCGCCCGCCTGGTCAACGGCCTGGGTCAGCGCCTGCCGATCATCCAGACGGACATGGGCACGTTCCGCACGGCCAGTGCCGCCGCCGGCACCCGCGGGCGCCTGTCCTCGGAGTCGCAGCGCAAGATCGACACGGCGCTCGCGATCTTCGACAAGCACGTGGACGGCACCACGCTGCTCGAGCGACTCGACGTCTCGCGCCCGAGCGTCGTGACGCCGCTGATGTTCGAGTACGAGCTCCTCGACCGGGCACGCTCGGACCGCAAGCACATCGTGCTGCCCGAGGGCGGCGACGACCGGATCCTGCGCGCCGCGAGCACGCTGCTGCAGCGCGGGGTCGCCGACCTCACGATCCTCGGCAGCGAGCCCGCGATCCGCGCCCGGGCCACCGAGCTCGGCCTCGACATCACCGCGGCGACGATCATCGACCCGCGCGACGGCGAGCTGCACGAGCGGTTCGCGCACGAGTACGCCGAGATGCGCAAGCACAAGGGCATGACGGTCGAGCGGGCCCGGGAGATCGTGGGCTCGGTCTCCTACTTCGGCACCATGATGGTCCAGCTCGGCATCGCGGACGGCATGGTCTCGGGCGCGATGCACACGACGGCGCACACCATCAAGCCGTCCTTCGAGATCATCAAGACCGTCCCGGGCGTGAGCATCGTCTCGAGCGTCTTCCTCATGTGCCTCGACGACCGCGTGCTGGTCTACGGCGACTGCGCCGTGAACCCCGACCCGACGGCCGCGCAGCTCGCCGACATCGCGATCTCCTCCGCCGCGACGGCCGTGCAGTTCGGCATCGAGCCGCGGATCGCGATGCTGTCCTACTCGACGGGCGAGTCCGGGACGGGCGCCGACGTCGACAAGGTGCGCGCCGCGACCGCGCTCGTGCGCGAGCGCCGCCCCGACCTGTCCGTCGAGGGCCCCATCCAGTACGACGCCGCCGTCGACGCCTCGGTCGCCAAGACCAAGATGCCCGACTCGAGCGTGGCCGGGCGGGCGACCGTCCTGATCTTCCCGGACCTCAACACGGGCAACAACACCTACAAGGCCGTGCAGCGCACGGCCGGCGCGGTCGCCATCGGCCCCGTGCTCCAGGGCCTCCGCAAGCCGGTCAACGACCTGTCGCGCGGCGCCCTCGTCCAGGACATCGTCAACACGGTCGCGATCACCGCGATCCAGGCCCAGCAGGAGGACGTGGCCGCCCAGGCGGCGGTCCCCACGTCGCCCGAGGAGGCACGCGCATGAACCCCGTTCCCGGCGTCGGACAGCGTCCGAGCACCCACAGCGCCTTCGGCGCGCACGGCAGCGTCCTGGTCATCAACTCCGGCTCGTCGTCGGTGAAGTACCAGCTCGTCAACCCGGTCGGCGGCGAGGCGATCGCGTCCGGCCTGGTCGAGCGCATCGGCGAGGCCGAGGGCTACATCCGGCACACGTTCGGCGGCATCCGCACCGAGCGCCGCGACCCGGTGCCCGACCACGGCGCCGCCCTGCGGGCCGTGCTCGACCTGTTCGCCGAGGCCGGCCCGGACCTCGCCGAGGCGCACGTGGTCGCCGTCG is a genomic window containing:
- the pta gene encoding phosphate acetyltransferase; translated protein: MARSIYITSAEGETGKSTVALGVVDLLTRSVQKVGVFRPVARETRQRDYVLDLLLAHDGVDLSYDECVGVTYEEVHADPEAALARIVSRYHEVERQCDVVVIVGTDYTDVAGPTELAYNARIAVNLGAPVLLVVRGLGRRPDEIRSMVDVCFAELSAQHAEVIGVIANRCAPQELVTVRAALNTAVPAWVLPENQLLNAPTVRALMESVGGRLAAGDEELLSREALDLLVGAMSIEHLLDKLTDGAVVITPGDRSDILLGLLMANAAEGFPSLAGIILNGGFYPPSPVARLVNGLGQRLPIIQTDMGTFRTASAAAGTRGRLSSESQRKIDTALAIFDKHVDGTTLLERLDVSRPSVVTPLMFEYELLDRARSDRKHIVLPEGGDDRILRAASTLLQRGVADLTILGSEPAIRARATELGLDITAATIIDPRDGELHERFAHEYAEMRKHKGMTVERAREIVGSVSYFGTMMVQLGIADGMVSGAMHTTAHTIKPSFEIIKTVPGVSIVSSVFLMCLDDRVLVYGDCAVNPDPTAAQLADIAISSAATAVQFGIEPRIAMLSYSTGESGTGADVDKVRAATALVRERRPDLSVEGPIQYDAAVDASVAKTKMPDSSVAGRATVLIFPDLNTGNNTYKAVQRTAGAVAIGPVLQGLRKPVNDLSRGALVQDIVNTVAITAIQAQQEDVAAQAAVPTSPEEARA